Proteins from a genomic interval of Providencia stuartii:
- the acs gene encoding acetate--CoA ligase gives MTQITKHPVPAEIAENALINEQQYNNEYQLSIQDPEKFWGEKGKVVDWIKPYTRVKNTSFDPGHISIRWFEDGTLNLSANCLDRHLADKGDQTAIIWEGDDPSQSKNITYRELHHDVSQFANVLKQQGIRKGDVVAIYMPMVVEAAVAMLACARIGAIHTVIFAGFSPEAVSGRVIDCKAKLIITADEGLRAGRAIPLKKNVDDALTNPNVTTVENVIVYRRTGNVPSWVEGRDLWWHDVTKGVSADCPPEEMNAEDPLFILYTSGSTGKPKGVLHTTGGYLVYATLTFKYTFDYHPGEVYWCTADVGWVTGHSYLLYGPLSNGAKTLMFEGVPNYPAVNRMSQVVDKHSVNILYTAPTAIRALMAEGDKAIEGTHRRSLRILGSVGEPINPEAWEWFYKKIGDSRCPIVDTWWQTETGGFMITPLPGATMLKPGSATLPFFGVRPALVDNLGEPLEGATEGNLVIVDSWPGQARTLYGDHERFEQTYFSTFKGMYFSGDGARRDEDGYFWITGRVDDVLNISGHRLGTAEIESALVAHPKIAEAAVVGIPHNIKGQAIYAYVTLISGEEPSPELYTEVRNWVRKEIGPIATPDVLHWTDSLPKTRSGKIMRRILRKIASGDTSNLGDTSTLADPGVVEKLLEEKQSMSMS, from the coding sequence ATGACTCAAATAACTAAGCATCCCGTTCCTGCTGAAATTGCAGAAAATGCCCTGATAAACGAGCAACAGTACAACAATGAGTATCAACTCTCTATTCAAGACCCAGAAAAGTTTTGGGGAGAGAAAGGGAAGGTTGTTGATTGGATTAAGCCGTATACCCGAGTAAAAAACACCTCCTTCGATCCTGGCCATATCAGCATTCGCTGGTTTGAAGATGGCACCCTTAACTTAAGCGCTAACTGTTTAGATCGCCATCTGGCAGATAAAGGCGATCAGACCGCCATCATTTGGGAGGGTGATGACCCCTCCCAATCAAAAAATATCACTTATCGAGAACTGCATCATGATGTAAGTCAGTTCGCTAATGTGTTGAAACAGCAAGGTATTCGTAAAGGCGATGTGGTCGCGATTTACATGCCGATGGTCGTTGAAGCCGCAGTTGCCATGCTCGCTTGTGCTCGCATTGGTGCAATTCATACGGTTATTTTTGCAGGCTTCTCCCCAGAAGCGGTATCAGGCCGTGTTATCGACTGTAAGGCAAAACTCATCATTACAGCGGATGAAGGCTTACGTGCTGGTCGCGCTATACCGCTGAAGAAAAATGTTGACGATGCATTAACCAATCCAAACGTCACAACCGTTGAAAACGTGATTGTCTACCGTCGTACCGGAAATGTACCGAGTTGGGTAGAAGGGCGTGATCTATGGTGGCATGACGTAACGAAAGGTGTCAGTGCAGACTGTCCACCTGAAGAAATGAATGCCGAAGACCCGCTATTTATTCTGTATACCTCGGGTTCAACAGGTAAACCTAAAGGGGTTCTGCATACAACAGGCGGCTATTTAGTCTATGCAACACTGACGTTTAAATATACTTTCGACTATCACCCTGGTGAGGTTTATTGGTGTACTGCCGATGTAGGTTGGGTAACAGGCCATAGCTACCTGCTATATGGTCCATTATCTAATGGTGCAAAAACCTTGATGTTTGAAGGTGTACCTAACTACCCTGCTGTAAACCGTATGAGCCAAGTAGTTGATAAACACAGCGTTAATATTCTTTATACTGCTCCAACCGCTATCCGTGCTCTCATGGCTGAAGGCGATAAAGCTATTGAAGGCACTCATCGTCGTTCATTGCGTATCCTTGGGTCTGTAGGCGAACCTATCAACCCAGAAGCTTGGGAATGGTTCTATAAGAAAATTGGTGATAGCCGCTGTCCAATCGTTGATACATGGTGGCAGACCGAAACGGGTGGCTTTATGATCACTCCGCTTCCGGGTGCAACAATGCTAAAACCTGGCTCAGCAACATTACCATTCTTTGGTGTTCGTCCTGCTCTTGTCGATAACCTAGGAGAACCGCTAGAAGGTGCGACAGAAGGTAACCTAGTTATTGTTGACTCATGGCCTGGCCAAGCTCGTACCTTATATGGTGACCATGAGCGCTTTGAACAAACCTATTTTTCAACGTTTAAAGGTATGTATTTTAGTGGTGATGGGGCTCGTCGAGATGAAGACGGCTATTTCTGGATCACCGGTCGTGTAGATGATGTATTGAATATTTCTGGTCACCGCTTAGGTACCGCTGAAATTGAATCGGCATTAGTCGCACACCCGAAAATTGCAGAAGCTGCCGTTGTCGGCATCCCACATAACATTAAGGGGCAAGCGATCTACGCTTATGTCACCTTAATTTCAGGGGAAGAACCTTCACCAGAGCTGTATACCGAAGTCCGTAACTGGGTACGTAAAGAAATCGGCCCAATCGCGACGCCAGATGTTCTACACTGGACGGATTCGCTTCCGAAAACCCGCTCCGGTAAGATCATGCGCCGTATCCTACGTAAAATCGCATCCGGTGATACCAGTAACTTAGGTGATACCTCCACACTGGCAGATCCAGGTGTTGTCGAAAAACTACTCGAAGAAAAACAATCAATGAGTATGTCATAA
- a CDS encoding DUF485 domain-containing protein, with amino-acid sequence MNATAYQEVENNPRFKELVRKRGRFSWLLSAITLILYVGFIFLIAFNPSWLGTPITEGSYITRGIPVGVGLIVISFLLTGLYVIRANGEYDRLTAEILKEVQK; translated from the coding sequence ATGAATGCTACTGCTTATCAAGAGGTAGAGAATAACCCTCGTTTTAAAGAATTGGTAAGGAAACGTGGTCGATTTTCATGGTTGTTGTCAGCTATCACACTAATATTGTATGTCGGTTTTATCTTTCTTATTGCTTTTAACCCAAGTTGGCTTGGAACACCTATCACTGAAGGCTCTTATATCACGCGAGGTATACCTGTTGGTGTAGGGCTCATCGTCATCTCTTTCCTGTTAACTGGCCTATATGTTATTCGGGCAAATGGTGAATATGACCGCTTAACGGCTGAAATCCTAAAAGAGGTGCAAAAATGA
- the actP gene encoding cation/acetate symporter ActP, which produces MIKIIPLILLFASSAAFSDALTGDVERQPVNIQAIIMFLLFVGFTLYITYWASKRTRSRSDYYTAGGKITGFQNGMAIAGDFMSAASFLGISALVYTSGYDGLIYSIGFLIGWPIILFLIAERLRNLGRYTFADVASYRLKQRPIRILSAVGSLVVVALYLIAQMVGAGKLIELLFGLNYHIAVVIVGILMVLYVLFGGMLATTWVQIIKAILLLSGATFMAIMVMKHVGFNFNTLFKEAVEIHGNGLSIMSPGGLVSDPISALSLGLALMFGTAGLPHIIMRFFTVSDAKEARKSVFYATGFIGYFYILTFIIGFGAIVLVSANPEFKDAAGKLIGGTNMAAVHLANAVGGNFFLGFISAVAFATILAVVAGLTLAGASAVSHDLYAMAIKNGKANEKDELRVSKITVVILGFVAIGLGILFENQNIAFMVGLAFSIAASCNFPIILLSMYWKNLTTRGALAGGWLGLLTAVILMILGPTIWVSILHHEKPVYPYEYPAFFSMIVAFVASWLFSVTDNSEQGKMEKERFREQFVRSQIGLGIEQGKSH; this is translated from the coding sequence ATGATAAAAATTATTCCCCTTATCCTACTTTTTGCCTCTTCAGCCGCATTCTCAGATGCGCTGACAGGCGATGTTGAGCGACAGCCTGTGAATATCCAAGCCATTATCATGTTCTTGTTATTCGTTGGATTCACCCTCTATATCACTTATTGGGCATCAAAAAGAACTCGCTCTCGTTCGGATTACTATACTGCTGGCGGTAAAATTACCGGTTTCCAAAATGGTATGGCTATCGCGGGTGACTTTATGTCCGCCGCATCCTTCTTAGGCATTTCTGCGCTTGTGTATACCTCAGGCTATGATGGATTAATCTATTCCATCGGTTTCTTAATCGGTTGGCCAATTATTCTGTTTCTCATTGCTGAGCGCTTACGTAACCTCGGTCGTTATACTTTTGCTGACGTAGCCTCATATCGACTAAAACAAAGACCAATACGGATTTTATCTGCTGTCGGTTCACTGGTCGTTGTTGCACTTTACCTTATTGCTCAGATGGTTGGTGCAGGAAAACTGATTGAACTATTGTTTGGTTTGAATTACCACATTGCCGTCGTTATTGTCGGGATCTTGATGGTGCTATACGTTCTGTTTGGCGGGATGCTCGCCACAACATGGGTGCAAATTATCAAGGCAATCCTATTATTATCAGGCGCAACATTCATGGCTATCATGGTTATGAAACATGTTGGCTTTAATTTCAACACGCTATTTAAAGAAGCGGTAGAAATACATGGCAATGGCCTTTCTATTATGAGCCCAGGGGGATTAGTCTCTGATCCTATATCTGCGTTATCACTTGGCTTAGCATTGATGTTCGGTACAGCGGGCCTTCCTCATATCATCATGCGTTTCTTTACGGTCAGCGATGCAAAAGAAGCACGTAAGAGTGTTTTCTATGCTACTGGTTTTATTGGTTACTTCTATATTTTAACCTTTATTATCGGCTTCGGTGCGATTGTACTTGTCAGTGCAAACCCTGAATTTAAAGATGCAGCAGGTAAACTGATCGGCGGCACCAATATGGCGGCAGTACACCTTGCAAACGCTGTTGGAGGAAACTTCTTTCTCGGCTTTATTTCCGCCGTCGCATTTGCCACCATATTAGCCGTTGTAGCAGGATTAACTCTTGCTGGCGCCTCTGCCGTTTCACATGACCTTTACGCAATGGCAATAAAAAATGGTAAAGCGAATGAAAAAGATGAGCTACGTGTCTCTAAAATCACTGTCGTCATTTTAGGGTTTGTCGCTATCGGCTTAGGTATTTTATTCGAGAATCAAAATATCGCCTTCATGGTAGGACTCGCATTCTCTATCGCGGCAAGCTGTAATTTCCCTATTATTCTACTTTCCATGTATTGGAAAAACTTAACGACACGTGGAGCCTTAGCGGGTGGATGGCTTGGCCTACTGACAGCGGTTATATTGATGATTTTAGGGCCGACAATTTGGGTCAGCATCCTACATCATGAAAAACCAGTTTATCCTTATGAATACCCTGCATTTTTCTCTATGATCGTTGCATTTGTCGCTTCATGGCTATTCTCTGTAACTGATAACTCAGAACAAGGAAAAATGGAAAAAGAACGTTTCAGAGAGCAATTTGTTCGTTCACAAATTGGTTTAGGTATCGAACAAGGTAAATCACACTAA